The Nostoc sp. NIES-3756 DNA window TATGCCAACGGGCTAACTGAATTACTGCAAATAATAAATCACCCAACTCCGCCTGTTGCCGTTCTGGCGTTTCCTCGGCTAAAGCTTGTTGAAATTCCTGCAACTCTTCATGAAACTTTGCCCACACACCATCGATATTTTCCCACTCAAAACCCACAGCCGCCGCTTTTTGGGAAATCTTCATGGCTGCGGTGAGTGGCGGTAGAGTACGTCCATAACGACTGAGTTTTTCACTCAACTTTTGATTTTGTGCCGATGATTCACCTTTTTCCGCCGCCTTAATTTGCTCCCAATTTTGCCGCACCTCATCCACACTATTTACCGACACATCACCAAATACATGAGGATGACGACGAATTAATTTTTGCGAAATACCTTTAGCTACTTCTTGCAGTGAAAATTGCCCATACTCACTAGCGATTTGGGCTTGTAACACTACCTGTAATAATAAATCACCTAACTCCTCAGCGATCGCTTCTTTATTCCCCGTCTTAATCGCGTCTACAACCTCGTAAGCCTCCTCAATTACGTAAGGTGTCAGCGTTTGGGGAGTTTGTGCCAAATCCCAAGGACAACCCCCATCAGGCGATCGCAATTTAGCCACCACATCAATTAACTCTTGCAACGCCGCTAAAGTCTCACCGTTACTTAGTGCCTTTTCCTCGGTCATTCACCCTTACTCCCTTACGACGACTCGTTACTTTACGCTTCTTAATTTTGCCACTAGGAAGTATGCCGCGAATCCCCTGCTTACGGAAACGCTTGTAAGCCGAACCGCCCCAATCGCTGAGAGAATGACTCATTGCCCCTAATTCCAAACCTAAGAACAGGGCAATAAATTCTGCCGCGTAACTAGAAAGCGATCGCCCTACAGTCTTTTCTACATCCTGCCATGTTACAGCTACATTCCAAAACTTCTCGGCGATCGCCAAAATTATCACCATCAACACAGCCAGCAAGCTGCTAAGGTAGACAACCCTTAATGTTGTGCCAATAAGCGGCCCGTGGGATAAGAAAGAGCGATGGCGCAGACTCTTTTGATAAGGTAGCCAAATCCAACGCAGAAACCCCCAGCGTTGATACTGACGCGAGTAGATATCCAAATCAGGGCCAAACATCAACCCACCAAACATAAAGCCACCAGCTACCAACAAAGTGACATTACCAGAGCGAGTTTGCCAGAAAGTCACACCCGCCACCATTGGTAATGCCCATAAAGTAATGCGATCGTGTGTCCGACCAGAGGGCATTTATCGGTTCTCAAAAATATTGCAAAATTTTTTCTCAAAAATACTAGCGCAATCCAAAATTATTTGCTATATTGTTTAATTGTGAGCGCAAACAGAAAAGCGCAAGCGGGTGGTTAGCTCAGTTGGTAGAGCGCCTGCCTTACAAGCAGGATGTCACTGGTTCGAGTCCAGTACTACCCATTTTTAAAAAAGCCGCACTACAAGCGGCTTTTTTGACTTTACCCAAAAATTTGCCACAACGGCAAGCTTATGGTTCCAAGCAGAATGCGGCAAACTTATAGTTCCAGTTTTTGAAATGTATAGGTAAAACTATAACATCTTATAAACCAAACTCACGCCGTGCATCACTAAAAGCAGCGCGGACTTGTTTA harbors:
- the mazG gene encoding nucleoside triphosphate pyrophosphohydrolase translates to MTEEKALSNGETLAALQELIDVVAKLRSPDGGCPWDLAQTPQTLTPYVIEEAYEVVDAIKTGNKEAIAEELGDLLLQVVLQAQIASEYGQFSLQEVAKGISQKLIRRHPHVFGDVSVNSVDEVRQNWEQIKAAEKGESSAQNQKLSEKLSRYGRTLPPLTAAMKISQKAAAVGFEWENIDGVWAKFHEELQEFQQALAEETPERQQAELGDLLFAVIQLARWHNLDPSEGLQGTNQRFVQRLQKMEAVVNRPLSDYSLDELEALWQQAKAQLAKE
- a CDS encoding metal-binding protein, translated to MPSGRTHDRITLWALPMVAGVTFWQTRSGNVTLLVAGGFMFGGLMFGPDLDIYSRQYQRWGFLRWIWLPYQKSLRHRSFLSHGPLIGTTLRVVYLSSLLAVLMVIILAIAEKFWNVAVTWQDVEKTVGRSLSSYAAEFIALFLGLELGAMSHSLSDWGGSAYKRFRKQGIRGILPSGKIKKRKVTSRRKGVRVNDRGKGTK